Below is a window of Camelina sativa cultivar DH55 chromosome 11, Cs, whole genome shotgun sequence DNA.
GATTATTGAGGctgtgaaaactgaaaagtctTAAGTGTGTGTGCTCATACAAATTAGGAATTAGTGGAGTAAGattgtttaaataattattcGTATAAACgaataagtaaaagaaaataaagagagacaaaaagCTGAAAGGAGAAGGTGGTGAAGAGTGTTCTGACTTGTCACGGACACAACCTTACATACATTAGATTTGTGGTTCCATATGATGACGTGCCCCAGTCACGCCTCCACGTGCACATCATTCCACTCCCCactatattattaataaatatatctaatgtaattcaagaaaaaataacaaaaaatcaagtttcTGGACCAATGTATATACGCTCTAAATTTAGACAtcgaaataaagagaaaaattgaaagattaTGTTCAATCTGTGAACCAATCTCGATGTTAAATTGGTGGATGAACAAAAAGACTAAGGAACTTAAAACTCTATCTTGAATAATCAATTTTGGGAGACAATGTTGTttgtatttatttgattttgttctaAACGACTAAACTCTCTTGGATTATAAagttcatatataattttaaaacatgataTGACGATTTTCTTATATAGATGTATATGTTGCCCCACAGTCAAACTGGATCGACATATTGACCCAATCGACTTTTAGATTAGATTTGGGGatcatgttttaaaaaacaCATTGGTTCATACCAAAGATTAGAGCTCATCAAATTATTACCTTTTCTCTTATGAAATACTATTCTGAATCCGTACCTCCTAACAGTAAAAGTAATTATTAGGTCATAATTTTCAtgttaaaatatagaaaattgtAGTACCTCAACCGCTTTTAAATACACGAGAGCTTCACATAACTTCCCCATTCTCTTCTCTCacattctctctatctctctttagaaaaaaatggaTAGAAGTGGTAAAACGTTTGGAGAACAATATTGGTGGAGGTCAAATCCAGCGTTCAAACCGCCCGAAACGCCGTTAGATTCGATGGAGTTTCTCTCACGTACTTGGAGCCCTTCCGCGACCGAAGTTTCTAGAGCGGTCGTCGCTTCTCCTCCTCTGAGCTCTCAACCGCCGCAAATGCGTTTCTCGGAGATACAGAGCGGTTCTTCTGACGTCACTTTGGTCCCGGAGGATGAAGAGAACGGTGTCGTTGCCGGAAACACTTTCTCTTTCGCTTCTTCCGAGACTTCTTTGATGGTCATGGAACGTATCATGGCTCAGTCtgtaagtataatatatattccTTACAAACCGACGTCGATTTGAAGAGAAGAGATAATAAGAAAATTGTCACAAGAATCATAACTATatgtttatgtatgttactattatgAAACTTCTATAGTTCTTTTGTTAACACGATTATTTATTTGTAACAGCCGGAGATTTCATCACCACGGACCTCAGGGAGACTATCACATAGCTCTTTCACCGACAGCCCTCCGATCTCTCCCTCGGACATCGACGACTTTAAGGTCAGTTCAATTCTTGAACCGTTTAAAGAAATACTAAACCGGAATCCAAAATCTTACTTAATTAGTTATTCATCAGTCCCTTTCTTTATCAGTGGATTGTTCTGACTTCTGGACCTTTGGtttgttaattatattggaCTAGAGTGTGAAGAGTTAAAAATTGGGTGGGTTAAATCTATGCCTATGGGATGGGTAAAAAAGCTGGGTCTATAATGCAAATTGGTAAAACacgttgacaaaaacaaaaaaggctgGCTACGTTAGTAGAAGCAGTAGAgtaagaaaaacagaggaacacAAAGCTCaggctttctcttcttcctaagCATTTTCACTGTCATTCACTCTAAGTTTAGCAgtatttgtctttttattttattatccacttcttttttttctttctgtttttctaTTTATGGTATTTATATCATTAAATTGACGCATTCgatttagtatttatataggAGAAAGAATATAGTTGTGTCAGCATTGATGGTCTAGGACCCAAAGATTGGCTGGCTTATATTCACAAGTCACAACGGTCTATTTCCCACAGCCGTTTCTTTGGgaaaatgaattaaatatatatacttttttcttataatggtacatgttattttatttttctagaaaaCTTAAATAAGCAAAATTTCGTTACAACCAGGAAAATCAGAAAATTCAATtccatttgttttcttaaacaaatAAGTTGAAACTTCAATTAAGTCcaaaaatttggttttaagtttttaacctAGAGTAATTTAAAATACTTGTGCAGCAATTCTACCGTATAAGCCCATCCTTTAATGGGCACATACGTGGTCCATCCGCCATCCCCGGCACCGCAGGAGGGTCTAAAACTGTTGGTCGTTGGCTAAAGGACCggcgagagaagaagagagaggagacgcGTGCACAGAACGCACAGCTCCATGCATCTGTCTCCGTAGCTGGTGTGGCTGCCGCGGTTGCTGCTATCGCTGCAGCCACGGCCTCTCAGACAAGTGCCGGAACGGACGAGAAAGTGGCCAAGAATGACTCGGCGGTAGCTTCTGCCGCCACTTTGGTAGCGGCGCAGTGTGTGGAGGCGGCAGAGATTATGGGAGCTGATCGTGAGCACTTGGCCTCCATTGTCAGTTCTGCTGTCAACGTTCGTTCTGCCGGGGATATCATGACTTTGACCGCCGCCGCTGCCACAGGTATGTTTCTTCCATTAAGCAATTATGTCAATAGTGAAATGTTAATAAGTTACTTCAATATGTTGTtactacattttttaaaaatcttgatccctgtatttttaaaaaaatttcaattatgAACCATACAGAAGTGTAATAGTTCTTTCATGACCTATGGAATAGCCACTCATTGAAACAACGCTGGCTagctatgattttttttctttctaggaaGATAAAACTTTTGGCCTAGAACCACTAGGCGACCATGAATTAGTTAAAAGTACTAGTTTCTTGTTAACCTATTTTTGTTATGTGCATAGCTTTAAGGGGAGCTGCGACATTGAAGGCGAGGGCTTTGAAGGAGGTATGGAACATCGCGGCTGTGATTCCAGTAGATAAGGGTATACCAAAAGTAAGTGGTGGTGGTTACAGAGGAGGCGAGTTAGCTCCCGAGGACAATTTCCTCGGGGTTTGCAGTAAAGAATTGCTAGCTAAAGGTTGCGAATTGCTTAAACGCACCCGCAAAGGTTTGTTAATGTCTTTTAATCGTTTCAATTTAGTTCATGCATGTTACGTAGTTCTtgagttaattattattattattccattTGTGTTATTTTTCAGGTGATCTTCATTGGAAAGTTGTTTCGATCTACATAAATAGAACAAAGCAGGTAAACCATATATAGAATTGTACCTTTGTAATTTTAGTTACGTATAGTCCCATAGTTAATGTGTGACCCGACCTTTGTTGTGGAAgctaaactaaatatatatatgttttttttattttaatgtgcaTTTTATCTTTATTGCGCAGGTAGTGTTGAAGACTAAGAGCAAACATGTTGCTGGGACcattacaaagaagaaaaagagtaagtGAAATAGTGATGCTTTGCTTCATGCttactctttctttgttttttatattggGAATCCAATAGATCAAAAGGTCAAAAAGGTACTAACTTTGGAATAGTTTTTGAAGTATAAGAGACTATTAGATCGTAAAGTTAAAGACAGATCCAAACTTTCatgaaaagattaattaatcaGTTAAAAATACTAGtcttgttctctctttttgtctttcAACAAATCACAGCAAAATAAAGGGATATAATGGATTAGTCTAATGGTAACTGCTTTGCACATTTCTTTTTATGTTCACATTAATTAGTCTTAAGTTTTTGGTCTACAACTAAAATAGTTTGTTTCTAAGTAAGTCGCTAATTCAATTTGTGATGtattgatctatatatatagatgtggtGGTGGAATTGGTCAAGGGATTACCGGCATGGCCTGGTCGGGAATTGCTCGAGGGTGGAGAGAATCTGAGGTATTTCGGGCTTAAGACGTTTGAGAAAAGAGTGATTGAATTCGAGTGCAAAAGCCAAAGGGAATATGATCTTTGGACACAAGGTGTTTCCATGCTTCTTTCCATTGCTTCTGATAGGAAACATAAATGTTGAATAAAGGTATAGTCTTGGCCTCTTGGGGTAAAGTCAGAATAAAAATGGATACTAATGGGGCAATTTGgattatctctctttttttttggtgtttttttttttttttttttttttttctagctgGATTCTGGAAGAGATAAGGTGATTAAGCcgtctattttttcttttcttttaaagtaAGGTCATTGTAGTCAAAGAATATGTAAATTACTTCTACTCTCGTTTTGTAAGCTTATGGTGATTGGGAAATCGGACGaaagttatgtttttgtttcttgtgggGATATTGTGGTATAGAAAATACCGTGTGAActtcttttaatgtttttgaaaCTTTACTCTTCTAGTCTTGTGAATGTAATCGGGTTAAATTCAGGAGCAAAGATAAAGATGTCACTTAAGTAAAAGAGTTGTACATTATCGTTCATAAGTTTGTAGTGATCTACATAAGCAACAAAAACTGATAATAAATATTGCAAATAGGAAAAGAGTTTATTATTAAAACAGGCATTCCAACAAATGAATCTTCGTATTTAGGCATCGCACATCGGGAGGCATGGAAATAAGTCAATTCGGTACTGTTGCTGACTTATTTACCCTTCAACGAATAAGCCTGGATGTTTGGATACGAGCTAAATGACGTCATcacatgaacccaaaccttaataCACCGGTAACCATTTATAAAGAAGATTTAAAAAGGGaatactaaaccctaatcatgAACCCAAACAGATTAATACACACTAGATTAgtcctgggcattcggttaaccgtTCGGTTTCgattcggttgtattcggttttggttagtttggatataagaatataataaccatttggatatttttaaaatttcggttaggttcggtttctttcggttcggtttcggttcggttagtTGAAGagataaccataactaacataaattatattaaaattaaccaaataaacctaatataaccaaaagtaaccaaaaataaccgaatataaccaaaattaaccaaaactacattacaaaaatataaaagggggaaaaatattgatccaattttacaaaatagtatttaacttattaaattcaaataataaattttaaatatattaattatttaaagtatttaattgttttgaatgtagaaataattaatattttaagtttattttatatttttgcctaatattaagtatattatTTTGGGTATAATCTAGGTTTttggatatttcggttaaccatttaattgtcggttcggtttgATTCAGTTTCGGTTAGTTTGAACATAGGATTTTACTAACCATTCAGTTATTAGAAGAacttcggtttggttttggtttaattttttttcggttcggttcgatcggttatttggttaccggttattttgcccagccctacactagaatattcataaaaaaaaataaaaaaaagaaccttaAATCTGGTGGAAGCTCCCTTGGCCCAGTGGTTGGCCTAGGGTTCATTAATGCTTCTACACCAGGAGGTCTGGGGTTCGAGCCCCAGGTAATGCGATTTATTAATTGTGCAGATTAATGGAGGCAAATTTACAGACGATTCCCAGTGATGCGCAATTATCGCCGTTCGCCGTGATTCTACATAGAGAAGGAGGTGTCCATCATGAGCATGGAGCAGGAGAGCGAGAGTAAGAGTGTATATAGTGAATCTAATAGGGTCAGAAGGAATTGCCCATGGTATAATCATATGTAATAGTTCTCATAATTTGCGATCAATAATAAATccagagtttaaaaaaaaaccttaaatctGTGTTAACACGGCTTAattcctcattttattatttgtcaacactcctaatattagaatatttgacatataaaataaagttaatttaactaaaattgggtaaaataattaaattattaggaaaaatatgacttaatta
It encodes the following:
- the LOC104725069 gene encoding VAN3-binding protein-like, coding for MDRSGKTFGEQYWWRSNPAFKPPETPLDSMEFLSRTWSPSATEVSRAVVASPPLSSQPPQMRFSEIQSGSSDVTLVPEDEENGVVAGNTFSFASSETSLMVMERIMAQSPEISSPRTSGRLSHSSFTDSPPISPSDIDDFKQFYRISPSFNGHIRGPSAIPGTAGGSKTVGRWLKDRREKKREETRAQNAQLHASVSVAGVAAAVAAIAAATASQTSAGTDEKVAKNDSAVASAATLVAAQCVEAAEIMGADREHLASIVSSAVNVRSAGDIMTLTAAAATALRGAATLKARALKEVWNIAAVIPVDKGIPKVSGGGYRGGELAPEDNFLGVCSKELLAKGCELLKRTRKGDLHWKVVSIYINRTKQVVLKTKSKHVAGTITKKKKNVVVELVKGLPAWPGRELLEGGENLRYFGLKTFEKRVIEFECKSQREYDLWTQGVSMLLSIASDRKHKC